In a single window of the Larimichthys crocea isolate SSNF chromosome XVII, L_crocea_2.0, whole genome shotgun sequence genome:
- the LOC109139686 gene encoding interferon-induced protein with tetratricopeptide repeats 5-like: MVLQLLKEQKARKRLTLRKHNEFTCSSFYLTFTPLFINLDLTRIKRQPYAAQSPTTPKSKLEALQCHFTWDLDRSRSKPFCLRDSIEDIGTEEGNSWLGHIYNLQGFIQYKLGFTEDAQSLFNKAAEAFSQTRGAAEGPWLVVNYGNLAWLHHHLGDQAESQAYLSKVDALMEKYPSPSQDELHPEIYAEKAWTLMKFSTDKRLLAADYFQRAIRMQPDMVEWNTSQILALVTAANHNKEEELGADVFEKMRIAKKQDPENLYLAALYLEQRAKRGERVEDEARELSRKVLRNPVSSYSGLTPLLRLYRVHISMTEAVKLVEEALKEHPGARYLKWCAANCYKWKVQDSADSIEVERAISLCKEVIELYPDSSFKIKIGLAGIYGKWNRQKEAHETYEELLQRKDLDAAETEQLSRKSRRFFKNLEQDHHRPIQHQTEVKAETPQQSVNQPIGSFVGGASESWKRLISEK; this comes from the exons ATGGTGCTGCAGCTACTTAAAGAGCAAAAAGCGAGAAAGAGACTCACACTAAGAAAACACAATGAG TTCACTTGTTCTTCCTTCTATCTCACCTTTACTCCCTTGTTCATTAACCTAGATCTGACCAGAATCAAGAGGCAACCTTA TGCTGCTCAGAGTCCAACAACACCGAAGTCCAAACTGGAGGCCCTGCAGTGCCACTTCACCTGGGATCTGGACCGCAGCAGGTCCAAACCTTTCTGTCTCAGGGACAGTATAGAGGACATTGGTACCGAGGAGGGAAACAGCTGGCTGGGTCACATTTACAACCTGCAGGGGTTCATTCAATACAAGTTAGGGTTCACTGAAGACGCCCAGAGTTTGTTCAACAAGGCTGCAGAGGCCTTCAGCCAGACAAGAGGGGCAGCTGAGGGTCCCTGGTTAGTGGTGAACTACGGGAACCTGGCCTGGCTGCACCACCACCTGGGAGACCAAGCAGAGAGTCAGGCTTACCTGTCAAAGGTCGACGCCCTGATGGAAAAATATCCATCTCCATCCCAGGACGAGCTGCACCCGGAGATCTACGCTGAAAAAGCCTGGACCCTGATGAAGTTCAGCACAGACAAAAGGCTGCTGGCTGCAGATTACTTCCAGAGAGCCATCAGGATGCAGCCGGACATGGTGGAGTGGAACACCAGCCAGATTTTAGCGCTGGTGACTGCTGCTAAccacaacaaagaagaagagctggGGGCTGACGTCTTTGAGAAAATGAGAATCGCCAAAAAACAGGATCCAGAGAACTTGTACCTCGCTGCTCTTTATCTTGAGCAACGTGctaagagaggagaaagagtcGAAGATGAAGCACGTGAGTTATCCAGAAAGGTTTTAAGAAATCCTGTCAGCAGCTACAGTGGGTTGACACCGTTACTACGACTGTACAGAGTTCACATATCCATGACTGAGGCTGTTAAATTGGTGGAGGAGGCTCTGAAAGAACATCCAGGTGCACGTTATCTGAAGTGGTGCGCTGCAAACTGCTACAAATGGAAGGTTCAAGACAGTGCTGACTCCATCGAGGTAGAAAGGGCCATCAGTCTCTGCAAGGAAGTGATCGAGCTTTACCCAGATTcatcattcaaaataaaaataggtcTTGCAGGAATATATGGAAAGTGGAATCGCCAGAAAGAAGCTCATGAGACATATGAAGAACTGCTACAAAGGAAAGATCTGGATGCCGCAGAGACTGAGCAGCTTTCCCGTAAGTCCAGAAGATTTTTCAAGAACTTGGAACAAGATCATCACAGGCCGATACAACACCAGACAGAGGTGAAGGCAGAGACACCACAACAATCCGTGAATCAACCCATTGGTTCATTCGTGGGAGGAGCATCAGAGTCCTGGAAAAGGTTAATTTCAGAGAAGTAG
- the trmt1l gene encoding TRMT1-like protein isoform X1: protein MAELKEADAAQLHQEDVDIKRGEDGDGPPAGDKAAEQAVKIEAAADSDARPSTTMSERHVSIQTKLEGLEMLVDLNGAGRKSCPLCPEEKFKACYSHKLRRHLQNLHWKVYVEFEGQRMCICHLPCRNLKPSLSGDQASGRHVAHYHCVVCSVTIARKTDMISHLKRHVNKGETEASYSGSSDVTLEEPAPSGQAYEIMKELGTNVQLLPNHTTPQKSDTYFNRKMKTNRQLVFCSLAVLAEERNPLECLDAFGATGIMGLQWAKHLRSAVKVTITDISDTCVKMIKENCELNNIRVDGGSRGPRGPDGAGGEAKVAPNATVEVAKMDANVIMHLRPFDYIHLDPYGTAVNYLDAAFRNVRNLGIISVTSTDTGSLYSKSPNVTLRHYGCHVVRTEYYKELAARMIVATVARAAARCNKGIEVLLAVALEHFVLVVVRVLRGPTQADESAKKLRKLVHCQWCEERVFLKLGNMVDDTLPCNCHGSLPGKTAVQLGPLWCGPLFNTGFLRRMLSAAVQHSMDDIQPLVKTLICESECTTLKSLVHGASALTNQVECGVVIKTLQSGEESGPDQSGKRKTGDESGNVVKKLKSDASLEHPPFYYSIHRHSIRGMNMPKLNKFLQYLTEAGFRVSRTHFDPTGVRTDATLEQFKSVLTKYSVPTYTNATATQTSVSTEK, encoded by the exons ATGGCGGAGCTCAAAGAGGCGGACGCTGCTCAGCTACACCAGGAGGACGTCGATATCAAAC GtggagaagatggagacggaccTCCGGCCGGCGACAAAGCTGCAGAACAGGCCGTGAAGATCGAAGCTGCCGCAGACAGCGATGCCAGACCTTCGACCACGATGTCAG AGAGACACGTCTCCATCCAGACTAAACTGGAGGGACTCGAGATGCTGGTCGACCTCAACGGTG CGGGCCGTAAGTCGTGTCCTCTGTGTCCTGAGGAGAAGTTCAAAGCCTGCTACAGCCACAAGCTCCGCCGCCACCTGCAGAACCTCCACTGGAAGGTCTACGTGGAGTTTGAAG GCCAGAGGATGTGCATCTGTCACCTGCCCTGCAGGAACCTGAAGCCCAGCCTCAGCGGAGATCAG GCCTCGGGGAGACACGTGGCCCATTACCACTGCGTCGTGTGCTCGGTCACCATCGCCCGGAAGACGGACATGATCAGCCACCTGAAACGACACGTCAACAAAGGAGAGACCGAAGCCAGCTACTCCGGGAGCTCCGACGTGACGCTCGAAGAGCCGG CGCCGTCCGGTCAGGCGTACGAAATCATGAAAGAACTCGGAACCAACGTCCAGCTCCTCCCGAACCACACCACCCCGCAGAAGAGTGACACCTACTTCAACCGCAAGATGAAGACCAACAG gcAGCTGGTGTTTTGTTCGCTGGCTGTTCTGGCGGAGGAGAGGAACCCGCTCGAGTGTCTGGATGCTTTCGGAGCTACAG GGATCATGGGCCTTCAGTGGGCGAAGCACCTCCGCAGCGCCGTCAAGGTCACCATAACTGACATCAGCGACACGTGCGTCAAGATGATCAAAGAGAACTGCGAGCTCAACAACATCCGGGTGGACGGAGGCTCGCGAGGCCCCCGGGGGCCCGACGGGGCCGGGGGTGAAGCCAAGGTAGCGCCCAACGCTACGGTGGAGGTCGCCAAGATGGACGCCAACGTCATCATGCACCTGCGGCCCTTCGATTACAT TCACTTGGACCCGTACGGGACGGCGGTCAACTACCTGGACGCCGCCTTCAGAAATGTCCGGAACCTGGGCATcatctctgtgacgtccacagACACGGGCTCTCTCTACTCCAAGTCTCCCAACGTCACCCTGCGTCACTACGGCTGCCACGTCGTACGCACAGAGTACTACAAAGAGCTGGCTGCACGCATGATTGTAGCCACCGTGGCCAG agcgGCGGCTCGTTGTAACAAAGGCATCGAGGTGCTGCTCGCCGTGGCGTTGGAGCACTTCGTCCTGGTGGTGGTGAGAGTCCTCAGAGGTCCCACGCAGGCTGACGAGTCGGCGAAGAAGTTACGGAAGCTGGTCCACTGTCAGTGGTGTGAGGAGAGAGTCTTCCTCAAACTGGGGAACATGGTGGACG ACACGCTGCCCTGTAACTGTCATGGAAGTCTGCCGGGGAAGACGGCGGTGCAGCTCGGACCGTTGTG gtgcgGTCCGCTGTTCAACACGGGCTTCCTGCGGCGGATGCTGTCAGCGGCGGTGCAGCACAGCATGGACGACATCCAGCCGCTCGTCAAAACTCTGATCTGCGAGTCCGAGTGCACCACCCTCAAGTCTTTAGTCCACGGAGCGTCCGCCCTCACCAACCAGG tCGAGTGTGGAGTCGTCATCAAGACCTTACAGAGCGGAGAGGAGTCGGGTCCGGATCAGTCCG GAAAGAGGAAAACCGGAGACGAGTCTGGAAACGTGGTGAAGAAGCTGAAGTCTGACGCGTCTCTGGAGCATCCGCCCTTCTACTACAGCATCCACCGCCACAGCATCCGAGGCATGAACATGCCCAA gttgAATAAGTTCCTTCAGTACCTGACGGAGGCCGGCTTCAGGGTGAGTCGGACTCACTTCGACCCGACGGGGGTTCGAACCGACGCCACGCTGGAGCAGTTCAAGTCTGTCCTCACAAAGTACAGCGTCCCCACGTACACCAACGCCACGGCCACGCAGACGAGCGTGAGCACGGAGAAGTGA
- the trmt1l gene encoding TRMT1-like protein isoform X2, protein MSERHVSIQTKLEGLEMLVDLNGAGRKSCPLCPEEKFKACYSHKLRRHLQNLHWKVYVEFEGQRMCICHLPCRNLKPSLSGDQASGRHVAHYHCVVCSVTIARKTDMISHLKRHVNKGETEASYSGSSDVTLEEPAPSGQAYEIMKELGTNVQLLPNHTTPQKSDTYFNRKMKTNRQLVFCSLAVLAEERNPLECLDAFGATGIMGLQWAKHLRSAVKVTITDISDTCVKMIKENCELNNIRVDGGSRGPRGPDGAGGEAKVAPNATVEVAKMDANVIMHLRPFDYIHLDPYGTAVNYLDAAFRNVRNLGIISVTSTDTGSLYSKSPNVTLRHYGCHVVRTEYYKELAARMIVATVARAAARCNKGIEVLLAVALEHFVLVVVRVLRGPTQADESAKKLRKLVHCQWCEERVFLKLGNMVDDTLPCNCHGSLPGKTAVQLGPLWCGPLFNTGFLRRMLSAAVQHSMDDIQPLVKTLICESECTTLKSLVHGASALTNQVECGVVIKTLQSGEESGPDQSGKRKTGDESGNVVKKLKSDASLEHPPFYYSIHRHSIRGMNMPKLNKFLQYLTEAGFRVSRTHFDPTGVRTDATLEQFKSVLTKYSVPTYTNATATQTSVSTEK, encoded by the exons ATGTCAG AGAGACACGTCTCCATCCAGACTAAACTGGAGGGACTCGAGATGCTGGTCGACCTCAACGGTG CGGGCCGTAAGTCGTGTCCTCTGTGTCCTGAGGAGAAGTTCAAAGCCTGCTACAGCCACAAGCTCCGCCGCCACCTGCAGAACCTCCACTGGAAGGTCTACGTGGAGTTTGAAG GCCAGAGGATGTGCATCTGTCACCTGCCCTGCAGGAACCTGAAGCCCAGCCTCAGCGGAGATCAG GCCTCGGGGAGACACGTGGCCCATTACCACTGCGTCGTGTGCTCGGTCACCATCGCCCGGAAGACGGACATGATCAGCCACCTGAAACGACACGTCAACAAAGGAGAGACCGAAGCCAGCTACTCCGGGAGCTCCGACGTGACGCTCGAAGAGCCGG CGCCGTCCGGTCAGGCGTACGAAATCATGAAAGAACTCGGAACCAACGTCCAGCTCCTCCCGAACCACACCACCCCGCAGAAGAGTGACACCTACTTCAACCGCAAGATGAAGACCAACAG gcAGCTGGTGTTTTGTTCGCTGGCTGTTCTGGCGGAGGAGAGGAACCCGCTCGAGTGTCTGGATGCTTTCGGAGCTACAG GGATCATGGGCCTTCAGTGGGCGAAGCACCTCCGCAGCGCCGTCAAGGTCACCATAACTGACATCAGCGACACGTGCGTCAAGATGATCAAAGAGAACTGCGAGCTCAACAACATCCGGGTGGACGGAGGCTCGCGAGGCCCCCGGGGGCCCGACGGGGCCGGGGGTGAAGCCAAGGTAGCGCCCAACGCTACGGTGGAGGTCGCCAAGATGGACGCCAACGTCATCATGCACCTGCGGCCCTTCGATTACAT TCACTTGGACCCGTACGGGACGGCGGTCAACTACCTGGACGCCGCCTTCAGAAATGTCCGGAACCTGGGCATcatctctgtgacgtccacagACACGGGCTCTCTCTACTCCAAGTCTCCCAACGTCACCCTGCGTCACTACGGCTGCCACGTCGTACGCACAGAGTACTACAAAGAGCTGGCTGCACGCATGATTGTAGCCACCGTGGCCAG agcgGCGGCTCGTTGTAACAAAGGCATCGAGGTGCTGCTCGCCGTGGCGTTGGAGCACTTCGTCCTGGTGGTGGTGAGAGTCCTCAGAGGTCCCACGCAGGCTGACGAGTCGGCGAAGAAGTTACGGAAGCTGGTCCACTGTCAGTGGTGTGAGGAGAGAGTCTTCCTCAAACTGGGGAACATGGTGGACG ACACGCTGCCCTGTAACTGTCATGGAAGTCTGCCGGGGAAGACGGCGGTGCAGCTCGGACCGTTGTG gtgcgGTCCGCTGTTCAACACGGGCTTCCTGCGGCGGATGCTGTCAGCGGCGGTGCAGCACAGCATGGACGACATCCAGCCGCTCGTCAAAACTCTGATCTGCGAGTCCGAGTGCACCACCCTCAAGTCTTTAGTCCACGGAGCGTCCGCCCTCACCAACCAGG tCGAGTGTGGAGTCGTCATCAAGACCTTACAGAGCGGAGAGGAGTCGGGTCCGGATCAGTCCG GAAAGAGGAAAACCGGAGACGAGTCTGGAAACGTGGTGAAGAAGCTGAAGTCTGACGCGTCTCTGGAGCATCCGCCCTTCTACTACAGCATCCACCGCCACAGCATCCGAGGCATGAACATGCCCAA gttgAATAAGTTCCTTCAGTACCTGACGGAGGCCGGCTTCAGGGTGAGTCGGACTCACTTCGACCCGACGGGGGTTCGAACCGACGCCACGCTGGAGCAGTTCAAGTCTGTCCTCACAAAGTACAGCGTCCCCACGTACACCAACGCCACGGCCACGCAGACGAGCGTGAGCACGGAGAAGTGA
- the niban1a gene encoding protein Niban 1a, with protein sequence MGISASSLLDETKSNYIKGQAEAELKDFSPYYRKQFSVARFSQVEDDLEQHKEKITQLLQQREALEAGEVLYEEGVLYFDDTRKWRERYVVVRANYCLECHDSLETFVKGVPPRQKLLPTGGAVLTTEEAYMAMVDKCFPDDTNVKEDFAPPLSGMPGQFPVYLRLPYRRDSYFCFRQQAKQAAFLSILSDCIRHQNQDFLKKKTCEVQAFLKAIQLYRQDKGKYQAWDMLIGSDIRVMANVVMEQLLPSLEKDMLPRLKAKKTEKKRVWFATVEAAYILVQEHLLEGLSALKEECRTSVRQQEVLIHSDMDQILESRRQLEEKVRAKVSEPAEKLCSESVQPYLGSVLEELMEPVSSGFEEGRQLSETMMDRICQDVLLQDDNEQLKKALADMLRPSLLSCYQKIGSLQEKLQHLQDRFGFSNITGVIHSAQIDLQQLMMNAAYTFEQLLYKAVKDNPDNASSAIEKAKHRVLKQYDYDSSTVRKRISREALVSITLPFIKKNLAPTCKTELQDLEQSVYADHSNFIHVQNVYESILLQTLDKEVTKVVKEAASLKKYNLFTDSRDLLSQSSRSSLSSPPVSTPSSPAMTLASPSKTSSPPSPLAVNGLPSTPEKEQQQEEKVNGELQSQASSTVIETPLGKVEQKEAAQSVAVSQEAAALPPPEAEDPVQTVKEEAVAPVALESPTVADPADRSEVQEVNVEAAPETVIQDEVSVITETVETSAEPQTQSADAQKEAETTLPEIPPAGESRKTDVEAAAAQTKAPAPSPDPANEPEAPAPSPDPANEPEAPAPSSDPANEPEAPAPSCGSTREPEVPAQSPGSANEAVITSAEGAQCQTAAGSEEQSDCGNSEVELEAPSGGQTLELTPADDGLDLKQEETEPVTVSDPNSLDVSVGSESAPSDLESVDEVKATQSSEDEVSTTSDVLEDEANLSKSPESSDEPAEDRTTSDKPPSPQAQTEAVSGDVKVCGDVEVSGDVEVIGDVEVSGDVEVCGDVEAAASTEPSVEAAEARTAQSSEPAKEETPSSPEEPPLDSIKEIRDLVVEVIEVEELVQRYPSGIPKEE encoded by the exons ATGGGGATCTCCGCGTCCAGTCTGCTGGATGAGACCAAATCCAACTACATCAAAG GCCAGGCCGAGGCCGAGCTGAAGGACTTCAGTCCGTACTACAGGAAGCAGTTCTCGGTGGCTCGCTTCTCTCAGGTGGAAGATGATCTGGAGCAGCACAAAGAGAAGATCACACAGCTGCTCCAGCAAAGG GAGGCTCTCGAGGCCGGCGAGGTTCTGTACGAAGAAGGCGTCCTTTACTTTGACGACACCAGGAAGTGGCGGGAGAGGTACGTGGTGGTGAGAGCCAATTACTGCCTGGAGTGTCACGACAGTCTGGAG ACTTTCGTTAAAGGAGTTCCTCCACGACAGAAGCTGCTGCCCACAGGGGGCGCTGTGCTGACCACGGAGGAGGCGTACATGGCGATGGTGGACAAATGTTTCCCCGATGACACCA atgtgaaGGAGGACTTCGCTCCTCCTCTGTCGGGGATGCCCGGACAGTTCCCCGTCTACCTTCGTCTGCCGTACAGGAGAGACTCGTACTTCTGCTTCAGACAACAGGCCAAACAAGCCGccttcctctccatcctgtCCGACTGCATCCGACACCAGAACCAAG acttcctgaagaagaagacgtgCGAGGTGCAGGCCTTCCTCAAAGCCATCCAGCTCTACAGACAGGACAAAGGCAAATACCAGGCCTGGGACATGCTGATAGGAAGCGACATCAGG GTGATGGCCAACGTGGTGATGGAGCAGCTGCTGCCGTCTCTGGAGAAAGACATGCTGCCTCGACTCAAAGCCAAGAAGACGGAGAAGAAGAGAGTGTGGTTTGCT ACAGTGGAGGCGGCGTACATCCTGGTCCAGGAGCACCTGTTGGAGGGACTCTCGGCGCTGAAGGAGGAATGTCGGACGTCGGTGCGGCAGCAGGAAGTCCTCATCCACTCCGACATGGACCAGATCCTGGAGTCCAGGCggcagctggaggagaaagTCCGAG CCAAAGTGTCGGAGCCGGCAGAGAAGCTGTGCTCCGAGTCCGTCCAGCCGTACCTGGGCTCGGTTCTGGAGGAGCTGATGGAACCGGTCAGCTCCGGTTTCGAGGAGGGACGGCAGCTCAGTGAGACCATGATGGACCGGATCTGTCAGGACGTCCTGCTGCAGGACGACAACGAGCAGCTGAAGAAG gcTCTTGCCGACATGTTGAGGCCGAGCCTGCTGAGCTGCTATCAGAAGATCGGCTCCCTGCAGGAGAAACTGCAGCACCTGCAGGACAGGTTCGGATTCTCCAACATCACGGGGGTGATCCACAGTGCTCAGATCGACCTGCAGCAG ctgatgATGAACGCAGCGTACACGTTTGAGCAGCTGCTCTACAAAGCCGTGAAGGACAATCCAGACAACGCGAGCTCGGCCATCGAAAAGGCCAAACACCGAGTGCTGAAG caaTATGATTACGACAGCAGCACGGTGAGGAAGAGGATCTCCAGGGAGGCGCTCGTCTCCATCACCCTGCCCTTCATCAAGAAGAACCTGGCCCCGACCTGCAAGACT GAGCTTCAGGATCTGGAACAGTCAGTCTACGCCGACCACTCCAACTTCATCCATGTTCAGAACGTGTATGAGAGCATCCTGCTGCAAACTCTGGACAAGGAGGTCACCAAAG TGGTGAAGGAGGCGGCGAGCCTGAAGAAGTACAACCTGTTCACCGACAGCAGAGACCTGCTCAGTCAGTCCAGCCGCTCCAGCCTGTCCTCGCCGCCCGTCTCCACTCCGAGCAGCCCCGCCATGACGCTCGCCTCCCCCTCTAAAACCTCCTCTCCCCCGTCTCCTCTTGCGGTCAACGGTCTGCCGTCCACCCCcgagaaggagcagcagcaggaggagaaggtgaaCGGCGAGCTGCAGAGCCAAGCCTCATCGACGGTCATTGAGACGCCTCTGGGGAAGGTGGAACAAAAAGAGGCTGCTCAGAGTGTCGCCGTCAGTCAGGAGGCGGCGGCGTTACCGCCCCCCGAAGCTGAAGATCCCGTCCAGACTGTGAAGGAAGAAGCAGTCGCCCCTGTTGCACTTGAAAGCCCGACTGTGGCAGATCCAGCTGACCGGAGTGAGGTGCAGGAAGTGAACGTAGAGGCAGCTCCAGAGACCGTGATCCAAGACGAGGTCTCTGTCATCACAGAAACAGTCGAGACGTCGGCCGAGCCTCAGACCCAGAGCGCTGACGCCCAGAAAGAAGCAGAGACCACTCTGCCAGAAATCCCCCCCGCTGgagaaagtagaaaaacagACGTGGAGGCGGCAGCAGCACAGACCAAAGCTCCTGCACCAAGTCCTGATCCTGCAAATGAACCAGAAGCTCCTGCACCAAGTCCTGATCCTGCAAATGAACCAGAAGCTCCTGCACCAAGTTCTGATCCTGCAAATGAGCCAGAAGCTCCTGCACCAAGTTGTGGATCTACAAGGGAGCCAGAAGTTCCTGCTCAAAGTCCCGGGTCTGCAAATGAAGCAGTTATCACGTCAGCTGAAGGCGCTCAGTGCCAAACTGCAGCCGGCAGTGAAGAACAGAGCGACTGTGGAAACTCTGAGGTCGAGCTCGAGGCTCcctctggtggacaaacacTTGAACTCACACCTGCAGACGACGGCCTGGACCTGAAGCAAGAGGAAACAGAACCAGTAACCGTCTCAGACCCAAACTCTCTGGATGTGTCCGTAGGAAGTGAGTCGGCTCCGTCAGATTTGGAGTCCGTGGATGAAGTCAAGGCGACACAGAGCAGCGAGGATGAAGTCTCGACGACCTCTGACGTATTGGAGGACGAGGCCAACCTCAGTAAATCACCCGAGAGCTCCGACGAACCGGCTGAGGACAGAACCACGAGCGACAAGCCGCCGTCCCCTCAGGCCCAGACAGAAGCTGTGAGCGGGGACGTCAAGGTTTGCGGGGACGTCGAGGTTAGCGGGGACGTCGAGGTTATCGGGGACGTCGAGGTTAGCGGGGACGTCGAGGTTTGCGGGGACGTCGAGGCAGCAGCGAGCACGGAGCCGTCGGTGGAGGCAGCTGAAGCTAGAACCGCTCAGTCCTCTGAGCCCGCCAAAGAGGAAACCCCGTCCAGCCCTGAAGAGCCTCCCCTGGACTCCATCAAGGAGATCCGGGACCTGGTGGTGGAAGTGATCgaggtggaggagctggtgCAGCGTTACCCGAGCGGTATTCCTAAAGAGGAGTGA